From Salminus brasiliensis chromosome 21, fSalBra1.hap2, whole genome shotgun sequence, a single genomic window includes:
- the ptpdc1a gene encoding protein tyrosine phosphatase domain-containing protein 1 yields the protein MAAGVSLLSDLPYSNTAGGSNSSSSSSSAGNGGRMSTDMELVGVRVPTAKYTKVGETLRHVIPGHMQCSMACGGRACKYENPSRWSDEEQAIKGLYSSWITDHLLAMARPSTENIEKYNVIDQFLGCGLKTVINLQRPGEHASCGYPLEPESGFTYRPEVFMEAGIYFYNFGWKDYGVASLTTILDMVKVMSFAMQEGKMAIHCHAGLGRTGVLLACYLVFTSRMSADQAILFVRAKRPNSIQTRGQLLCVREFAQFLVPLRNVFSNAGPKAHAVTLSQFLTRQRHLLHGYEARQMKNVPKIVHLVCRLLLDIAENRRTVEEEAPEIPDLTAEVEKTVSQQALQQLGKELQGKGIPVLTSRTSEPSASIVLNQRPQLDEHLLPDHQEFELLWQRQNIDQANTNSHANKPQLLLHCGLSASDSALHTLDSRWQQLAWPPVPVSDFLTTRCLSQSRLVAESPDLHSSRLLLTPESCSSPKLDLTGSFSSLEEPKKDLERTPRSPVFRRCVPLKETKRSRSLGFSGSSATMLSVWQTDESRGEAQSNQGNKKPISHPGDSAGSSDRTETGSNVPFITLQTELRPEARRVLVAKALAMDIDEEGLRNTVSAWQTELNSREGAWERLCLERDPLVLSALMWSWLEQLKEPILTKEDVETLTENSHSSQNALNKVDKGHRQTLLCILDCAAHLLKLPDEVETAVLDRTIKAFTRVTADSQHGQVIYKALKEMLSPVLDDLRSKAEDEWESPRNCT from the exons ATGGCAGCAGGTGTCAGTCTGCTGAGTGACCTGCCTTACTCCAACACTGCCGGcggcagcaacagcagcagcagcagcagcagtgcagggAACGGTGGGCGTATGAGCACGGACATGGAGCTAG TCGGAGTCAGGGTCCCCACTGCAAAGTATACAAAGGTGGGAGAGACGCTCAGGCATGTTATCCCAGGGCACATGCAGTGTTCCATGGCGTGCGGAGGACGAGCCTGCAAATATGAAAACCCATCTCGCTGGAGCGACGAGGAACAAGCCATCAAAGGCTTGTACTCCTCATG GATCACAGACCACTTATTAGCCATGGCAAGGCCTTCAACAGAGAATATTGAGAAATACAACGTCATCGACCAGTTTTTGGG GTGCGGCCTAAAGACTGTAATTAACCTGCAGCGCCCTGGAGAGCATGCCAGCTGTGGTTATCCGCTCGAGCCGGAGAGCGGATTCACCTACCGCCCTGAGGTGTTCATGGAGGCAGGGA TCTATTTTTACAACTTTGGATGGAAGGACTATGGGGTAGCCTCTCTTACTACAATCCTCGACATGGTGAAGGTGATGTCTTTTGCCATGCAGGAGGGAAAAATGGCCATCCACTGCCATGCCGGGCTTGGAAGAACAG GTGTCCTTCTGGCCTGTTACTTGGTGTTCACGTCAAGAATGAGTGCAGATCAGGCCATCTTGTTTGTCCGAGCCAAACGTCCCAACTCCATTCAGACCCGCGGGCAGTTGCTGTGTGTTCGTGAGTTTGCCCAGTTCCTTGTGCCCCTGCGAAACGTCTTCTCCAATGCTGGACCCAAGGCTCATGCAGTGACGCTCTCACAGTTCCTGACACGGCAGCGACACCTGCTGCACGGCTACGAGGCACGCCAGATGAAGAATGTGCCAAAGATTGTTCACTTGGTCTGCAGGCTCTTGCTGGACATCGCAGAGAACAGGAGAACGGTGGAAGAAGAAGCCCCAGAAATTCCGGACCTCACCGCTGAAGTGGAGAAAACTGTGTCCCAGCAGGCTTTGCAGCAGTTGGGGAAGGAGTTGCAAGGGAAAGGAATCCCTGTGCTCACTTCTCGCACTTCAGAACCGTCCGCCTCAATCGTCCTCAACCAGCGTCCACAACTGGATGAGCATCTGCTGCCGGACCACCAGGAGTTCGAGCTCTTGTGGCAGCGTCAGAACATTGACCAAGCTAACACTAATTCACACGCTAACAAACCTCAGCTATTGCTCCACTGTGGCCTGAGTGCCAGTGACTCTGCTTTACACACATTGGACTCCAGGTGGCAGCAGTTAGCATGGCCCCCAGTGCCTGTTTCGGACTTCCTGACCACCCGCTGCCTATCTCAGAGCAGGTTAGTTGCAGAATCTCCAGACCTTCATTCCTCCAGACTTCTGCTAACACCCGAAAGCTGCAGCAGCCCCAAACTGGATCTAACTGGATCCTTCTCCTCCCTTGAAGAACCCAAGAAGGACTTGGAGCGAACACCTCGTTCTCCAGTTTTCAGAAGGTGTGTGCCGTTGAAAGAAACTAAGCGCAGCAGGTCTTTGGGATTTTCAGGAAGCAGCGCTACTATGCTCTCAGTGTGGCAGACGGACGAGAGTAGAGGAGAAGCTCAGTCAAACCAGGGCAATAAAAAGCCCATCAGCCATCCTGGAGATTCAGCAGGGAGTAGTGACAGAACAGAGACAGGCAGCAATGTTCCCTTTATCACGCTGCAGACCGAGCTTAGGCCTGAGGCCCGTCGTGTGCTGGTGGCAAAAGCTCTTGCAATGGACATTGATGAGGAAGGTCTCAGAAACACAGTGTCAGCCTGGCAG ACCGAATTAAACTCCAGAGAAGGTGCCTGGGAGAGACTGTGCTTGGAGCGGGATCCGCTGGTGCTCTCTGCTCTCATGTGGTCGTGGCTGGAGCAGCTGAAGGAGCCCATCCTCACCAAAGAGGATGTTGAAACACTGACTGAAAATAGCCACAGTTCCCAGAACGCTCTCAATAAAGTGGACAAG GGCCACAGACAAACACTGCTGTGTATCCTGGACTGTGCTGCACACTTACTGAAACTGCCAGACGAGGTTGAAACTGCTGTCCTTGATCGAACAATCAAAGCATTCACCAGG GTTACTGCTGATTCACAGCATGGACAGGTGATCTACAAAGCTCTTAAAGAAATGTTAAGCCCAGTTTTGGACGACTTGAGAAGTAAAGCAGAGGACGAGTGGGAGTCTCCACGAAACTGCACATAG